The Vicia villosa cultivar HV-30 ecotype Madison, WI linkage group LG1, Vvil1.0, whole genome shotgun sequence genome includes a region encoding these proteins:
- the LOC131610491 gene encoding uncharacterized protein LOC131610491, giving the protein MGDHFDLLVDRLLTESTLEAALESRKRAMQAASSVVNDAEIDLSLLKMGLDSVKCSGKMVECRICHDDDDDSNMETPCSCCGSLKYAHRRCIQRWCNEKGDTTCEICHQPFKPDYTAPPPLFQFGRIPMSFRGNWEISRRDLNSTHLVSMVPSDQSLNTSNYDQYSASSSGSLICCRSVAIIFMVLLILRHTLPLLISGAQDFYFPLFMVLLFRSAGIVVPIYFMIRAVALIQRHRRQHREHPSVLVSSSDDEIEPAGLQPQPHIMHLV; this is encoded by the exons ATGGGGGATCATTTTGATTTACTGGTTGATCGGTTGCTTACGGAATCAACGTTAGAGGCTGCGCTTGAAAGCAGAAAGCGGGCGATGCAGGCTGCGTCTTCGGTGGTGAATGACGCGGAGATTGATCTGTCTTTGTTGAAGATGGGTCTGGATAGTGTGAAATGTTCAGGGAAGATGGTGGAATGTAGGATAtgtcatgatgatgatgatgattcgaATATGGAGACACCTTGTTCCTGTTGTGGTAGTTTGAAG TATGCACACCGAAGATGTATACAACGGTGGTGTAATGAGAAGGGTGACACAACCTGTGAGATATGCCACCAG CCATTCAAACCTGATTATACAGCTCCTCCTCCACTATTTCAATTTGGACGTATTCCAATGAGTTTCAG GGGAAATTGGGAAATTTCACGAAGAGACTTAAATAGTACTCATTTAGTTAGCATGGTTCCCTCTGATCAAAGCCTTAACACTTCTAACTATGATCAGTATTCCGCCTCTTCTTCAGGAAGTTTGATATGCTGTCGTTCGGTTGCTATCATT TTCATGGTTCTGCTGATTTTAAGACATACACTTCCCCTACTAATTAGTGGAGCTCAAGACTTTTATTTCCCGCTTTTCATG GTGTTATTATTTCGGAGTGCTGGAATTGTTGTACCTATATACTTCATGATTAGAGCAGTGGCACTAATCCAGCGACATCGGAGACAGCATCGA GAGCATCCTAGTGTCTTGGTAAGTTCATCGGATGATGAAATCGAGCCAGCAGGTTTGCAGCCTCAACCTCATATCATGCATTTAGTGTAA